A region from the Diadema setosum chromosome 13, eeDiaSeto1, whole genome shotgun sequence genome encodes:
- the LOC140236713 gene encoding nucleoporin NDC1-like: MNVRYNWYMRDVFRWRTGASVAWSLLLLPPAVSVYVLLTHLDLLHPSRWILGCLLSCFSLSGLAYIAFIVFCAAIVSILNAFSYSLMPQIHRNRLSIILSITRPGRLLHAIGHTLLGGLIGWTCCKLIGGRYAALSIECRNQAGALCLNDHHLFLVLFAAYLGVVYSVSHFLHRSNMLTFSIIQQMKFFQVKSNLLPSLASNALGSLRLCAYFYLAFYFLGCLLKSWLLTNLRLHELPTPVDSIRGLLDIGLFWQAWLLGTLMTHSWKSALYLFKVFNTEVFEFPIEAAFNMDQEMTLHRALGQRGIPLVQHLAYQDLSILAEHSPVRRKQIFSLSQPGGHPHNWNRISTECLDLIASLTDRLLIHQERAANGLAKEKRMLAEEKRKRSGSMKQRGSSSSYFTATTPHEPRQRIATLSTTSMTTPVQGGYSQGCGTPYSPATPSWSQAPVTPGQDSVLVDPPANHSYTPLVTPRKPIRDAQRGDPVNSAPYPPRYFLLPLPRPTALRQLVLFCYFVDPFPEAEGRALFTDAQLHIWALEALSSLVAASYLEDSFGVVQSSLPDILAEMLALHNALEKLFKLPTPLTSRDSRELKVIRIGPAHPDDQLRNDLRTTVKTSLHRITSTFGHHIKSVPLAPEYRKQLTELMEYKL, translated from the exons ATGAATGTCCGTTATAATTGGTATATGAGAGAT GTGTTTCGATGGAGGACTGGGGCCAGTGTTGCCTGGTCACTGCTGCTCTTGCCACCAGCGGTCAGTGTTTATGTCCTTCTGACCCACCTTGATCTCTTGCACCCTTCTCGTTGGATTCTTG GATGTCTTCTCTCATGCTTTTCTCTGTCTGGTCTTGCGTACATCGCCTTCATCGTTTTCTGTGCAGCAATTGTGTCCATTCTGAATGCTTTCTCATACTCAT TGATGCCACAAATCCACAGGAACCGGCTGTCAATCATCCTGAGCATCACGCGACCAGGCCGACTCCTCCACGCGATAGGCCACACCCTCTTGGGCGGGCTGATAGGATGGACGTGCTGCAAGCTGATTGGTGGACGCTATGCGGCCCTCTCCATCGAGTGCAGGAACCAGGCTGGAGCACTGTGCTTGAATGACCATCACCTTTTCCTGGTTCTCTTTGCTGCTTATTTG GGAGTGGTCTACAgtgtttctcattttcttcatcGTTCAAACATGCTGACGTTCAGCATCATACAG CAAATGAAGTTCTTCCAGGTCAAGTCCAATCTGCTGCCGTCCCTTGCCAGCAATGCGCTTGGATCCCTGAGACTGTGTGCCTACTTCTACTTAGCATTCTACTTCCTTG GCTGCCTGTTGAAATCCTGGCTGCTGACCAACCTCAGGCTTCATGAGTTGCCCACCCCAGTGGACTCCATACGAGGCTTGCTGGACATCGGGCTCTTCTGGCAGGCCTGGCTACTTGGGACCCTCATGACCCACTCATGGAAGTCTGCCCTCTATCTCTTCAAGGTCTTCAATACTGAG GTCTTCGAGTTCCCCATAGAGGCAGCATTCAACATGGACCAAGAGATGACACTACACAGAGCCCTGGGCCAGCGGGGGATTCCCCTGGTCCAGCACCTCGCCTACCAAGATCTCAGCATCCTGGCAGAGCACTCTCCTGTGAGGAGGAAGCAGATCTTCTCTCTCAGCCAGCCAG GTGGCCATCCTCACAACTGGAACAGGATAAGCACAGAATGTCTTGACCTGATTGCCTCCCTCACTGATCGTCTGCTCATCCACCAGGAGAGGGCAGCAAATGGGCTTGCCAAGGAGAAGCGGATGTTGGCTGAAGAGAAGAGGAAGCGTAGTGGTAGCATGAAGCAGAGGG GTTCCAGTAGTTCATACTTCACAGCCACCACCCCTCATGAGCCCCGCCAGAGAATCGCTACCCTCTCCACCACCAGCATGACCACACCCGTCCAGGGGGGCTACTCACAAGGGTGCGGTACCCCCTACTCACCAGCAACCCCTAGCTGGAGCCAAGCCCCAGTAACACCAGGCCAGGACAGCGTGCTGGTGGACCCCCCTGCAAATCACAGCTACACTCCTCTTGTCACACCGAGAAAGCCGATACGAGACGCCCAAAGAG GTGATCCAGTAAACAGCGCCCCCTACCCGCCCCGCTACTTTCTCCTGCCCCTGCCCCGCCCGACAGCTCTACGTCAGCTGGTCCTATTCTGCTACTTCGTGGATCCTTTCCCAGAGGCAGAAGGTCGTGCTCTCTTTACTGATGCTCAGCTGCACATTTGGGCCTTGGAGG CATTATCTTCTCTAGTGGCTGCCTCCTATCTGGAGGATTCCTTTGGAGTTGTCCAATCATCTCTACCAGATATTCTGGCTGAAATGCTTGCTTTGCACAAT GCGTTGGAAAAACTCTTCAAATTGCCAACTCCATTGACGTCACGGGACTCACGCGAGTTGAAGGTCATCAGAATTGGCCCCGCCCACCCAGATGACCAGCTGCGCAACGACCTGCGGACAACAGTCAAGACCTCCCTGCATAGGATCACCTCAACATTCGGCCATCACATCAA